Proteins encoded in a region of the Wolbachia endosymbiont (group A) of Anomoia purmunda genome:
- a CDS encoding Smr/MutS family protein: protein MSDDELDWQKNVKPIECGKVTLKVDHKVNIKSMVDKGTSDLQGNFLNTNNSNSSFCLDQNTKSKVDRGKYFISDKLDLHGYNIEDAYCKLIDFIIKNYRAGNRCLLVITGYGSATGKTDTIKSNLNKWLNDTKIQHMVLYYQQATKKHGDKGAFYVLLRRNKNLES, encoded by the coding sequence ATGTCGGACGATGAGTTGGATTGGCAAAAAAATGTTAAGCCAATAGAATGTGGAAAAGTTACTTTGAAAGTTGATCATAAAGTAAATATAAAGTCTATGGTTGATAAAGGTACCTCCGACTTACAAGGGAATTTTCTTAATACCAATAATAGTAACTCATCATTTTGTCTTGACCAAAACACAAAATCAAAAGTTGATAGGGGTAAATATTTTATAAGCGATAAGCTCGATTTGCATGGCTATAATATAGAGGATGCTTACTGTAAATTGATAGATTTTATTATCAAAAATTATCGAGCAGGAAATAGATGTTTATTGGTAATTACGGGATACGGCAGTGCAACAGGTAAAACAGACACTATAAAGAGTAACTTAAATAAATGGTTAAATGATACTAAAATCCAGCATATGGTTCTATACTACCAACAAGCTACGAAAAAACATGGTGATAAAGGGGCTTTTTATGTTTTATTAAGAAGGAATAAAAACCTTGAGTCCTGA
- the rlmB gene encoding 23S rRNA (guanosine(2251)-2'-O)-methyltransferase RlmB — protein MKSSKTNENFWLYGKHTCISALKNKNRRCIELLATENFYREHEKEIRQCVDSKGIKVRLVENKILNDVLPKGANHQGIALNVAPILYNLSIEEIANSSDSSTIVILDQVTDTHNIGSILRTSACFNVDAVVLPHNHSPGENASIAKAASGALDIVPLIYVTNIVKTMQYLKKVGYWCYGFDCNAGEDIEEIKSFGEKRVIIFGSEEKGMRRLVKENCDYLLKIPISNVIDSLNVSNAAAIGLYSIYIKTNASA, from the coding sequence ATGAAATCGTCAAAAACTAATGAGAATTTTTGGCTGTATGGAAAGCACACCTGCATTTCAGCACTGAAGAATAAAAATAGGCGGTGTATAGAACTGTTAGCAACAGAAAATTTCTATAGAGAACACGAAAAAGAAATTAGGCAATGTGTAGACAGTAAGGGCATTAAAGTTCGATTAGTAGAAAACAAAATACTTAATGACGTTTTACCCAAAGGTGCTAACCATCAGGGAATTGCTTTAAATGTTGCCCCTATTCTTTATAACTTAAGCATTGAAGAAATAGCAAACTCAAGCGACAGCTCTACTATAGTAATTTTAGATCAAGTCACTGACACACACAATATAGGATCAATTCTTAGAACATCAGCTTGTTTTAATGTTGATGCAGTGGTTTTACCACATAATCATTCACCTGGCGAAAATGCATCTATTGCAAAAGCAGCAAGTGGAGCATTGGATATTGTTCCGCTAATATACGTTACAAATATAGTAAAAACTATGCAGTATTTAAAAAAGGTCGGCTACTGGTGTTACGGGTTTGATTGCAATGCTGGGGAGGATATAGAGGAAATAAAGAGTTTTGGAGAAAAAAGAGTGATCATTTTTGGTTCTGAAGAGAAAGGAATGCGGAGGTTAGTTAAAGAAAATTGTGATTATCTTTTAAAGATCCCAATATCAAACGTAATTGACAGCTTAAATGTTTCAAATGCAGCAGCAATAGGCCTATATTCTATTTATATTAAAACAAATGCCAGCGCATAG
- a CDS encoding Bax inhibitor-1/YccA family protein, with protein MSYMRNEQDIRSQGVYYSAGLRSYLTKVYNYMALALGVTGLVAFLTVFSGLFQVIHYNPVMRFVVMLSPVALVFYMSYRIQHLSAQSTVTIFFSFSVLMGLSLSYVFIVYTAENIARAFFITSIMFGSMALYGNTTKRDLTSMGSFLIMGIWGLIIASIVNLFLGSSPLYFAISFISVIVFTLMTAYDAQRIKDVYYKYNDGSEVATTKLAILGATNLYFDFINIFLNLLRLLNLFNNRD; from the coding sequence ATGTCTTATATGAGAAATGAACAGGATATTCGCTCTCAAGGCGTTTACTATAGCGCTGGGCTTAGAAGTTACCTAACTAAAGTATATAATTACATGGCTTTAGCTTTGGGCGTCACAGGGCTTGTTGCATTCCTAACGGTATTTTCTGGTCTTTTTCAAGTAATTCATTATAATCCTGTGATGCGATTTGTAGTAATGCTATCTCCAGTTGCGCTGGTGTTCTACATGTCTTATAGAATTCAACACCTAAGTGCTCAGTCTACCGTTACTATATTTTTCTCGTTCTCAGTATTAATGGGGCTTTCCTTATCTTATGTTTTCATAGTTTATACTGCAGAAAATATAGCAAGGGCGTTTTTCATTACATCAATCATGTTTGGCTCTATGGCTTTATATGGTAATACTACAAAAAGAGATCTTACAAGTATGGGCTCTTTCTTGATTATGGGAATCTGGGGGTTAATCATTGCGTCTATAGTAAATTTATTCCTTGGAAGTAGTCCTCTCTACTTTGCAATATCATTTATATCAGTAATAGTGTTTACTTTAATGACTGCGTATGATGCTCAAAGAATCAAGGACGTTTATTATAAATATAACGACGGATCAGAAGTCGCTACTACTAAATTGGCAATACTCGGTGCAACTAATCTTTATTTTGACTTTATCAATATATTCCTCAATTTACTCAGGTTACTTAACTTGTTCAACAATAGGGATTAG
- a CDS encoding cytochrome c oxidase assembly protein — translation MFSFLRKGSKSSIVFFLISLVFLMLCLAYASVPLYSIFCKATGYGGTTRKVTNTITSGTDQKIRIHFNADIMSDLPWEFKSETNYVDVNIGEQSLAFYYAKNLSDQPSFGMAVYNVTPFKAGKYFNKVACFCFEEQMLLPKQKAAMPVSFYIDPEIMLNNNTKDLSEITLSYTFFKLK, via the coding sequence ATGTTTTCCTTTTTAAGGAAAGGCAGTAAGAGTTCTATAGTTTTCTTTTTAATATCTTTAGTTTTTTTGATGTTATGTCTTGCATATGCATCGGTCCCTCTATACAGCATTTTTTGTAAAGCTACCGGGTATGGTGGCACAACAAGAAAAGTGACTAACACAATAACAAGTGGAACTGACCAAAAAATCAGGATTCATTTCAATGCTGATATAATGTCCGATCTACCTTGGGAATTTAAATCAGAAACTAACTACGTTGACGTAAACATAGGAGAACAAAGTTTAGCGTTTTATTACGCAAAAAATCTATCTGATCAGCCTTCATTTGGTATGGCAGTATATAACGTTACGCCTTTCAAAGCAGGTAAGTATTTCAATAAAGTTGCATGCTTTTGTTTTGAAGAACAAATGTTGCTACCAAAACAAAAAGCAGCTATGCCCGTATCTTTCTATATAGATCCTGAGATAATGCTTAATAACAACACAAAAGATTTGAGCGAAATAACACTATCATACACGTTCTTTAAGCTTAAGTAA
- a CDS encoding ankyrin repeat domain-containing protein, translating into MMDRENSLYSGLYNVLYKVDEDNDLDTSNVIKKIKERLESGMRTSSRENYYKYLYTSWEKKGFNIDHKFDLKDYDGFPVDSLFSIAINCKPCVLPNLAQVLIKAGANVQSEKGYLHACALTRSPDMLKALIEAGVSDSPHKHYGGNTALDCVTKLYGTDKSINCEDCCKILIKHTLEKNPNIEMPDSVKNNKELAQCWNACEANNEGWELIDSAIPNTETQKVSAQKANKSSCSIQ; encoded by the coding sequence ATGATGGATAGAGAAAATTCGCTTTATAGTGGTTTGTATAATGTGTTGTACAAAGTGGATGAAGATAACGATTTAGATACTAGTAATGTAATAAAAAAAATAAAAGAAAGGCTAGAAAGTGGAATGCGAACTTCAAGCAGAGAAAACTATTATAAATATTTATACACTTCTTGGGAAAAAAAAGGTTTTAATATTGATCACAAATTTGATTTGAAAGACTATGATGGCTTTCCAGTAGATAGTCTCTTTTCTATTGCTATTAATTGCAAACCTTGCGTTTTACCAAATCTAGCGCAAGTTTTAATAAAAGCAGGGGCTAACGTGCAAAGCGAAAAAGGATATTTACATGCCTGCGCTTTGACGCGTTCTCCAGACATGTTAAAGGCTCTCATAGAAGCTGGGGTAAGTGATAGCCCACATAAACACTACGGTGGAAATACCGCTTTAGATTGTGTTACTAAATTATATGGTACAGATAAGTCAATTAACTGCGAAGATTGCTGTAAGATTCTAATTAAGCATACATTAGAAAAAAATCCCAACATAGAAATGCCAGATTCTGTAAAAAATAATAAGGAATTGGCTCAATGTTGGAATGCTTGTGAAGCAAATAATGAAGGATGGGAATTGATTGATTCAGCAATACCAAACACTGAAACACAGAAAGTCAGTGCGCAAAAAGCAAATAAGAGCTCCTGCTCAATTCAATAG
- a CDS encoding quinone oxidoreductase family protein has product MVRAIQIKKTGGPEVLEFVDKSIGEPKGEEVLVRHTTIGLNRYDLEHRKGTRKIKNLPSVLGVEAVGVIEKLGKKISDGLKVGDRVGYCTAPPGAYCEKRIIHQKYLIKIPDDISDEVAAAVLFKGMTAHYLVNQSYKIIPGAFVLVHGANGGLGQIICQWAKDKKGVVIGSVSSDEKMKIALQSGCTYAINCNDKDFVSKIMEITQNRGVGAVYDPIGYATSKLSFESLGRFGIYVSYGQISGNAPISFSLLSSRSLFATGTSIYHYKHDRFTLVLTTMEIFEMIRKKLLTVRINKKYKFDEIIQAHRDMENRKASGLNIIKISQIN; this is encoded by the coding sequence ATGGTTAGAGCTATACAAATAAAAAAAACTGGGGGACCAGAAGTATTAGAATTTGTAGATAAGAGCATAGGTGAGCCAAAAGGCGAGGAAGTCTTAGTGCGTCACACAACTATCGGCTTAAATCGTTATGACTTGGAGCACAGAAAAGGTACGCGCAAAATTAAAAATTTACCATCAGTGCTTGGGGTAGAAGCGGTGGGAGTTATTGAAAAGCTTGGTAAAAAAATCAGTGATGGGTTGAAGGTTGGAGACAGAGTTGGATATTGCACAGCTCCTCCAGGGGCATATTGTGAAAAGCGCATTATACACCAGAAATATCTGATAAAAATCCCAGATGACATATCTGATGAAGTTGCTGCTGCAGTGCTGTTTAAAGGTATGACAGCTCACTATTTAGTTAATCAATCTTATAAAATCATACCTGGTGCTTTCGTGCTAGTTCATGGAGCTAATGGTGGCTTAGGGCAAATAATATGTCAATGGGCAAAGGATAAAAAAGGTGTAGTGATAGGTTCTGTAAGCTCTGATGAAAAAATGAAGATAGCTTTACAAAGTGGCTGCACATACGCAATAAACTGCAATGATAAAGACTTCGTTTCTAAAATTATGGAGATTACGCAAAACAGAGGAGTAGGTGCAGTGTATGACCCCATAGGTTACGCTACAAGCAAGCTCTCTTTTGAATCTTTAGGCAGGTTCGGCATATACGTTTCCTATGGGCAGATATCAGGTAACGCTCCTATTAGTTTTTCTTTACTTAGTTCACGTTCGTTATTTGCAACTGGAACCTCAATATATCATTATAAGCATGATAGATTCACATTAGTGCTTACCACAATGGAAATCTTCGAGATGATAAGAAAAAAACTTTTAACTGTACGGATCAATAAAAAATATAAATTTGATGAAATAATTCAAGCCCATCGCGATATGGAAAATAGAAAAGCGAGTGGGTTAAATATTATTAAAATCTCTCAAATAAATTAG
- the ispH gene encoding 4-hydroxy-3-methylbut-2-enyl diphosphate reductase gives MEIILAEPRGFCAGVKRAVDILAITLEKYKNKCQVYVLHEIVHNKYIVEDFKRQGVVFVNSIEEIEDNGGILIFSAHGVSKNIEVEAKRKGIQVIDATCPLVSKVHKEAKRYENGGKELILIGHENHPEVKGIRGRVNNPIILVQTVQDVRNLKVKDPDNLSYVTQTTLSIDDTREIIAALKLRFPSITGPDLKDICYATQNRQNAVKKLAEIVDMVLVVGSKNSSNSNRLLDLCTARGKRAYLIDNYRCVNKSWFQGVEKIGITAGASAPDILVDELMDYLKVNLSVKISVMPGGIIENVQFKIPNLV, from the coding sequence ATGGAAATTATCTTAGCTGAGCCGCGAGGTTTTTGTGCCGGGGTAAAAAGAGCTGTGGACATATTAGCTATTACTTTAGAAAAATACAAAAACAAGTGCCAAGTTTATGTGCTACACGAAATTGTTCACAATAAATATATAGTAGAGGACTTTAAGAGACAAGGAGTGGTTTTTGTGAACAGTATCGAGGAAATTGAAGATAATGGAGGAATATTGATCTTCAGCGCGCACGGAGTATCAAAAAATATAGAAGTTGAGGCAAAAAGAAAGGGTATTCAAGTGATTGATGCAACATGTCCTTTAGTCAGCAAAGTGCATAAAGAGGCAAAAAGGTATGAAAACGGTGGTAAAGAACTAATTCTCATTGGGCATGAAAACCATCCAGAAGTTAAGGGAATTAGAGGAAGAGTAAATAATCCTATCATTTTAGTGCAAACTGTGCAGGACGTACGCAATTTAAAAGTTAAAGATCCAGATAATTTATCTTATGTTACACAAACCACGTTAAGCATCGACGATACCCGTGAAATTATTGCTGCCCTAAAGCTCAGGTTTCCAAGCATAACAGGTCCAGATTTAAAGGACATATGCTATGCAACGCAAAACAGACAAAATGCTGTTAAAAAGCTAGCTGAAATTGTAGACATGGTGTTAGTTGTAGGAAGTAAAAATAGCTCAAATTCAAACCGCTTATTAGATCTGTGCACTGCCAGAGGGAAAAGAGCCTACTTGATTGATAATTACAGATGTGTGAATAAAAGCTGGTTTCAGGGTGTAGAAAAGATAGGAATCACCGCAGGTGCTTCCGCTCCTGACATATTAGTTGATGAATTAATGGACTACCTAAAAGTAAACCTGAGTGTAAAAATTTCAGTTATGCCAGGTGGTATTATTGAAAATGTTCAGTTTAAAATACCGAATCTGGTTTAA
- a CDS encoding peptidoglycan D,D-transpeptidase FtsI family protein, which yields MQALLKNKLRSLCFIVPLFTFYIIIIFRIFSLTFDQPTTSENFRKDNIVHKQPDILDKNGVVIATNVPTTSLYTDATKVKNPESIAVQLCSILNDLEYENLYRVLTSKKKFAWVKRHLTPKELLAIKNAGVPGINFYNDVKRIYPHSNLFSHVLGYTDIDGNGIAGVEAYISKNKQHSVIQVPDIQLYECCNLKAMPAQQSPTQQIQCVTLGSRYKNTDKLRDEQRIPETYVKNNVCDEIAHKTGFQCQCTGMTPDQASAQSSVIRQGWSRSADQYVQLSLDTRVQSIVHEELTKAVSRYQALGGVGIVLNVRNSEVISMVSLPDFNPNLQNKAEDVQKFNRASLGVYEMGSVLKYFTIAAALDANVTKTSDLYDVSTPITIGKYKIQDFHKSKIPKITVQDIFVKSSNIGAAKIAVKLGIEKQVEYFKAMKLFSPLRIEIPEKSTPIIPDKWSENTLITASYGYGIAVTPIHLAQTAAALINNGIFHNATLMLNKRSIGEQIISRRTSREMRKLLRAAVTDGTGRKAKIKAYSIGGKTGSAEKVVDGKYSKDANIASFIGVLTMLDPRYIVLIAIDEPQGMHHTGGIIAAPIVKNIINKIAPILNVTPEM from the coding sequence ATGCAAGCATTACTTAAAAATAAGCTCCGCTCACTGTGTTTTATAGTACCATTATTTACGTTTTATATAATAATTATTTTTCGCATATTCTCTTTAACATTTGATCAACCTACTACTTCAGAAAATTTTAGAAAAGATAATATAGTACATAAACAACCTGATATTTTAGATAAAAATGGAGTGGTAATAGCAACAAATGTGCCCACAACATCACTATATACAGATGCAACCAAAGTAAAGAATCCGGAAAGTATAGCAGTACAACTGTGTTCTATTTTGAATGATCTTGAATACGAGAATTTATATAGAGTACTTACTTCAAAAAAGAAATTTGCTTGGGTAAAACGGCACTTGACTCCAAAAGAACTGTTAGCAATAAAAAACGCCGGCGTGCCAGGAATAAACTTCTATAACGATGTAAAACGTATATATCCTCACAGTAATTTATTTTCACACGTGCTTGGTTACACTGACATAGATGGTAACGGTATTGCAGGAGTTGAGGCATATATAAGTAAAAACAAACAACATTCTGTTATCCAAGTACCTGATATACAGTTGTATGAATGTTGCAACTTGAAAGCAATGCCTGCACAGCAATCCCCCACACAACAGATCCAGTGCGTGACACTGGGATCCAGATATAAAAATACTGACAAATTACGTGATGAACAACGGATTCCAGAAACATATGTCAAAAACAATGTTTGTGATGAAATTGCGCATAAAACTGGATTCCAGTGTCAGTGCACTGGAATGACACCAGACCAAGCTTCTGCACAATCTTCTGTCATCCGACAGGGATGGTCACGCTCTGCTGATCAATATGTTCAACTATCCTTAGATACACGAGTGCAAAGCATAGTGCATGAAGAGCTAACTAAAGCTGTAAGCAGATATCAGGCACTCGGCGGAGTTGGAATTGTTTTAAATGTGAGAAATAGTGAAGTCATCTCGATGGTCAGTCTACCTGATTTTAATCCCAACCTACAGAATAAGGCAGAAGACGTACAAAAGTTTAATCGCGCCAGTCTTGGGGTGTATGAGATGGGGTCGGTATTAAAATACTTTACAATAGCCGCAGCGCTTGATGCAAACGTTACAAAAACTAGCGATTTATATGACGTATCAACACCAATCACCATTGGAAAGTATAAAATTCAGGATTTTCACAAATCTAAAATTCCAAAAATTACTGTGCAAGATATATTTGTAAAATCATCCAACATTGGTGCAGCAAAAATTGCAGTCAAATTAGGTATTGAAAAACAGGTAGAATACTTTAAAGCTATGAAGCTATTTTCTCCTTTGAGAATAGAAATACCAGAAAAATCTACACCGATAATCCCGGATAAATGGAGTGAAAACACTTTAATAACAGCATCTTATGGTTATGGCATAGCTGTAACTCCTATACATCTTGCACAAACTGCAGCAGCATTAATCAACAATGGGATATTTCATAATGCAACCTTGATGTTGAATAAAAGAAGTATAGGAGAGCAAATTATCTCAAGAAGAACTTCCAGGGAAATGAGAAAATTATTACGCGCAGCAGTAACAGATGGCACTGGCAGAAAAGCAAAAATAAAGGCATATTCAATAGGAGGAAAAACTGGATCGGCGGAAAAAGTTGTAGATGGTAAATATAGTAAAGATGCAAACATAGCGTCATTTATAGGAGTGCTGACTATGCTTGACCCAAGGTATATAGTGCTAATTGCTATTGATGAACCTCAAGGAATGCACCACACCGGGGGAATAATTGCTGCGCCTATAGTAAAAAACATTATAAATAAAATAGCACCTATACTAAATGTTACACCTGAGATGTAA
- the elbB gene encoding isoprenoid biosynthesis glyoxalase ElbB: MGEKKLKAAVVLSGCGHLDGAEVREAVLSLLVLDQQEVDVKCFAPDINITQVMNHKTKEAVKEKRNVLAESARIARGEIYDLKEAKAENFDMLVVPGGYGVAKNLSDLAENKDMVTIMPEFERLVSEFFVTKKPIGAICISPAIIVSILSSKIGKGKSEIKVTIGDDKEQLIEKLGGKHIKCDTGLSIEDEEYNVFSCSAYMRSDESTYSVYQGIKHMIDSMVKKINKKTKQPFL, encoded by the coding sequence ATGGGTGAAAAAAAATTAAAAGCTGCTGTGGTTTTATCAGGGTGTGGTCACCTTGACGGTGCAGAGGTAAGAGAAGCGGTTTTAAGTCTGCTTGTGCTTGATCAGCAGGAAGTGGATGTTAAATGCTTTGCACCTGACATCAATATCACACAAGTTATGAATCATAAAACAAAGGAGGCAGTGAAAGAAAAAAGGAATGTGCTTGCAGAATCAGCAAGAATCGCAAGAGGCGAAATATATGACTTAAAAGAAGCCAAAGCTGAAAATTTTGACATGCTAGTTGTACCTGGTGGATATGGGGTTGCCAAAAATTTATCTGACTTAGCTGAAAATAAAGACATGGTGACAATAATGCCTGAATTTGAAAGATTAGTTTCAGAATTTTTTGTTACAAAAAAGCCAATAGGAGCAATATGCATATCTCCAGCCATCATTGTTTCAATTTTAAGTAGCAAGATAGGTAAAGGAAAAAGTGAGATTAAGGTAACTATAGGAGATGACAAAGAACAGTTGATAGAGAAGCTTGGCGGCAAACACATAAAGTGCGATACAGGGTTATCAATAGAAGACGAAGAGTATAATGTATTTTCCTGTTCTGCTTATATGCGTAGCGACGAAAGTACATACTCTGTATATCAAGGGATAAAGCATATGATTGACAGCATGGTAAAAAAGATTAACAAAAAAACTAAACAACCATTCCTCTAA
- a CDS encoding IS4 family transposase, producing the protein MDRIACLSKDLNEFFNEKADEISIAVGFIKRKRKLNGSSFIKAMVFGNIGVGDCSIETMCQLLNEDSIEITKQGLDYISLPSSMEDMYKGYGSSYRDCESNTKSGIKLQLVFDYLNQALDKLNLIEGIRSDQGYRDYLNGLSANDLLIFDLCYFVPSSFKQIDEAGAYFVSRYKSDTNIYDIETNQKIELLECLEGQSLLEMEVLLGKEVKIKVRIICQKLTEEQSIIRRRRANKLAKSHGYTSSQKNQKLLDWSIFITNVPESKISAEQVLTVYRVRWQIELLFKLYKSHIRLDELKGKPYRVLCELYAKLCAILIFHGIVGCIKLKENTELSLTKAFIELKRRIRELFLALSSKINNLRIFLKKLTTDWSQFSVKDRYRKTRVSTLSSLNFLTLAS; encoded by the coding sequence ATGGACAGAATAGCTTGCTTATCAAAAGACCTCAATGAATTCTTTAATGAAAAAGCAGACGAAATATCAATTGCAGTAGGTTTTATAAAAAGAAAGAGAAAACTTAATGGCTCATCATTCATAAAAGCTATGGTTTTTGGTAACATAGGAGTTGGTGATTGCAGCATAGAAACAATGTGCCAATTGCTAAATGAAGACTCGATAGAAATTACAAAACAGGGTTTGGATTATATTAGCCTGCCCAGTAGCATGGAAGATATGTACAAAGGATATGGGAGTAGCTATAGAGATTGTGAGAGTAATACCAAATCAGGAATAAAGCTGCAGTTAGTCTTTGATTACCTGAACCAAGCGCTAGATAAGTTAAATTTAATAGAAGGAATAAGGTCGGATCAAGGTTATAGGGATTATCTGAACGGTTTATCAGCCAATGATTTGCTAATATTTGATTTGTGCTACTTTGTGCCTAGTTCTTTTAAACAGATTGATGAAGCAGGTGCATATTTTGTTAGTCGTTATAAGTCTGATACCAATATATATGATATAGAAACAAATCAAAAAATAGAGTTGTTGGAATGTTTAGAAGGTCAATCCCTTCTAGAGATGGAAGTGCTATTAGGAAAAGAAGTAAAAATTAAAGTGAGAATTATATGTCAAAAATTAACTGAAGAACAGTCTATAATTAGAAGAAGAAGGGCTAATAAGTTAGCAAAATCACATGGATATACATCTTCTCAAAAGAATCAAAAATTGCTGGATTGGTCGATATTCATAACTAACGTTCCAGAGAGTAAAATCAGCGCTGAACAAGTATTAACAGTTTACAGGGTAAGATGGCAGATTGAATTATTATTTAAATTGTATAAGAGTCACATCAGGCTTGACGAACTTAAAGGAAAACCATACAGAGTATTATGTGAACTATACGCTAAATTGTGCGCAATTCTTATATTTCATGGAATAGTTGGTTGTATAAAACTGAAAGAGAATACAGAGCTGAGTTTAACAAAGGCATTCATTGAATTAAAAAGAAGGATTAGGGAGTTGTTTTTAGCGTTAAGCAGTAAAATTAATAATTTGAGAATTTTCCTGAAAAAACTTACCACAGACTGGTCACAATTTTCTGTGAAAGATAGATATAGAAAAACTAGAGTATCCACCTTAAGTTCATTGAATTTTCTTACCCTTGCTTCTTAA